The proteins below are encoded in one region of Macrococcus armenti:
- a CDS encoding MFS transporter — MFKKNFIILSIIVSISGMTQGMLLPLIAIIFEHDNVSSFINGLHASSIYIGVFLASLFLEGLLRKFGYKNLIIIGGAIIFLSLGLFPILENMTLWFILRLLVGVGDNMLHFSTQSWLTESTPRHKLGRIISIYGLSFSAGFMVGPLLSKLYDIHESLPFVTSSLLTLCACSLILLLKNQYPEAQTSVISLKNTTANFGKVMKTSWVAFLFPMMYGVLEACLNSNFPVFAMKNGVDVNLIILIIPAFSLGAIMFQVPLGMISDKVNRNVLLSTVTFIGACIFILCQFFISNGYVLLVLFFIAGIFIGSLYSLGVTLMTEITPKVLLPAGNLMCGLIFSIGSITGPIIGGMTIQFSHNTQFFSFIAAILLFISIATIYDYRKRLTIRNEG; from the coding sequence ATGTTCAAGAAAAATTTCATCATTTTATCTATCATCGTATCAATATCAGGTATGACACAAGGAATGTTATTACCACTTATCGCAATCATATTCGAACATGATAACGTTTCATCATTTATTAACGGACTTCATGCTTCTTCTATATATATCGGTGTCTTTTTAGCTTCATTATTTCTAGAAGGACTACTCCGTAAATTTGGCTATAAAAACTTAATTATTATCGGTGGTGCAATCATATTCTTATCGCTCGGTCTGTTTCCGATACTTGAGAACATGACACTCTGGTTTATACTACGATTGCTCGTCGGCGTCGGAGATAACATGCTGCACTTCTCAACACAATCATGGCTTACAGAATCGACACCGAGACATAAACTCGGTCGCATCATTTCAATCTATGGCTTAAGCTTTTCAGCAGGCTTTATGGTCGGGCCGTTACTATCTAAATTATATGATATACATGAATCACTACCTTTTGTTACAAGCAGTTTACTCACGCTTTGTGCCTGCAGTTTAATATTGTTACTGAAAAACCAATATCCTGAAGCACAGACATCTGTGATTTCACTCAAGAACACAACTGCAAATTTCGGTAAAGTAATGAAGACGAGCTGGGTCGCATTTTTATTTCCGATGATGTATGGCGTGCTGGAAGCATGTTTAAACAGTAACTTCCCGGTATTCGCTATGAAAAATGGCGTCGATGTCAATTTAATCATCTTAATTATTCCTGCGTTCAGCTTAGGGGCGATTATGTTCCAGGTACCACTCGGTATGATTTCAGACAAAGTCAATCGTAACGTACTGCTATCAACCGTGACATTTATCGGGGCATGTATCTTTATATTATGTCAATTCTTTATTAGTAATGGTTATGTATTACTTGTCCTATTTTTTATCGCAGGCATCTTTATCGGATCGCTTTATTCACTAGGTGTTACATTAATGACAGAAATCACACCGAAAGTACTCTTGCCAGCAGGAAACTTAATGTGCGGACTGATATTCAGTATCGGTAGTATAACTGGACCGATTATCGGTGGGATGACGATACAGTTCTCACACAACACACAATTTTTTAGCTTTATTGCCGCTATACTCCTGTTTATCAGTATTGCTACAATATACGACTACAGAAAGCG
- a CDS encoding nicotinate phosphoribosyltransferase yields the protein MYKYEDDSLMLHTDLYQINMGETYWNDGIHEQIAVFDVYFRSMPFDNGYAVFAGLERIIDYVKGFKFSETDMAYLKTLGYKDDYLSYLKDLNFTGNIRAMQEGEVCFNNEPLLRVEAPLIQAQLLETAILNIVNFQVLIATKASRIKQVVGDEIVMEFGTRRAQELDAAIWGTRAAYIAGFDSTSNVRAGKLFGIPVSGTHAHAMVQAYDDEYVAFKKYAERHKNCVFLVDTFHTLKSGVPNAIRVAKELGDKINFVGIRLDSGDLAYLSKEARRMLDEAGFPDAKIFASNDLDEKTIIALKQQGAKIAAWGIGTKLITAFDQPALGAVYKLVAIENKVGQLEDRIKISNNAEKVTTPGKKNVYRIINNQTNKSEGDYITLDFEDPMKERPLKMFHPIHTYKQKWINDFTARDLHKDIFVNGELVYEVPSLEVSRKYLQDNLNLLWEETIRYLNPEEYPVDLSLLCWENKNQEIYEVSNKVKEVK from the coding sequence ATGTATAAATATGAAGATGATAGCTTAATGTTACACACGGATTTATATCAGATTAATATGGGAGAAACATATTGGAATGATGGTATTCATGAACAGATAGCAGTGTTTGATGTTTATTTCCGAAGCATGCCATTTGATAACGGATATGCTGTATTTGCCGGATTAGAACGCATTATTGATTATGTTAAAGGATTTAAGTTTTCTGAAACGGACATGGCCTATTTAAAGACGTTAGGGTATAAGGATGATTATTTATCTTACTTAAAGGATTTAAATTTTACTGGTAATATTCGTGCGATGCAGGAAGGGGAAGTGTGTTTTAATAACGAACCGTTACTTCGTGTTGAAGCACCATTAATTCAGGCACAGTTACTAGAAACAGCGATATTAAATATCGTTAACTTCCAAGTATTAATCGCAACGAAAGCAAGTCGTATTAAACAAGTCGTCGGCGATGAAATCGTAATGGAATTCGGTACGCGTCGTGCTCAGGAATTAGATGCAGCAATTTGGGGGACACGTGCTGCTTATATTGCCGGCTTTGATTCAACAAGTAATGTGCGCGCAGGGAAATTATTCGGTATACCGGTTTCTGGAACGCATGCGCATGCGATGGTTCAGGCATATGATGATGAGTATGTCGCATTTAAAAAATATGCAGAACGTCATAAAAACTGTGTGTTCTTAGTAGATACATTCCATACATTAAAGTCTGGTGTGCCGAATGCAATTCGTGTTGCAAAAGAATTAGGGGATAAGATTAACTTTGTTGGTATTCGTCTAGATTCAGGTGACTTAGCCTACTTGTCAAAAGAAGCGCGTCGCATGCTTGATGAAGCGGGATTCCCGGATGCAAAAATTTTCGCATCAAATGATCTTGATGAAAAAACGATTATCGCACTTAAACAGCAAGGTGCAAAAATTGCAGCTTGGGGTATCGGTACGAAACTAATTACAGCATTCGATCAACCAGCACTTGGTGCAGTGTATAAGCTCGTTGCAATTGAGAATAAAGTAGGACAGTTAGAAGATCGCATCAAAATTTCAAACAACGCTGAAAAAGTGACGACGCCAGGAAAGAAAAATGTATACCGCATTATTAACAATCAGACGAATAAGTCTGAAGGAGATTATATTACGCTCGACTTTGAAGATCCGATGAAAGAACGTCCGCTGAAGATGTTCCATCCAATTCATACGTATAAACAGAAGTGGATTAACGACTTCACGGCAAGAGACTTGCATAAAGATATCTTTGTAAATGGTGAACTTGTATATGAAGTGCCTTCACTTGAAGTGTCACGCAAGTACTTACAGGATAACTTAAACTTATTATGGGAAGAGACGATTCGTTATTTAAATCCGGAAGAATATCCGGTTGATTTAAGCTTATTATGCTGGGAAAACAAAAATCAGGAAATTTATGAAGTTTCTAATAAAGTGAAAGAAGTGAAGTAG